One genomic region from Quercus robur chromosome 4, dhQueRobu3.1, whole genome shotgun sequence encodes:
- the LOC126721454 gene encoding uncharacterized protein LOC126721454 codes for MALLTMFTAIILHLLLLTPFSPVLKADDKLIQIECHNAEVPSTCIQCLQSDQRSQKADGVGIATIIVSCLKNHAQNLAANMSHLASGAKDKEMKNRFEECSQGFSSAMKELSSATIRLKKAKYDDAERSVNKALNCYNLNCQSIIQSNKHTPKHVVYSMRIYEELSEAANRVIERL; via the coding sequence ATGGCTTTACTTACAATGTTCACAGCTattattcttcatcttcttctgctTACTCCCTTTTCACCAGTGCTCAAAGCCGATGACAAATTAATCCAAATCGAATGTCACAATGCAGAGGTACCATCGACATGCATACAGTGTCTGCAATCTGACCAACGTTCCCAAAAAGCTGATGGAGTAGGGATTGCCACTATCATTGTAAGCTGTCTCAAAAACCATGCTCAGAACTTGGCAGCCAACATGTCACATTTGGCTTCTGGTGCCAAAGATAAAGAGATGAAAAATCGTTTTGAAGAGTGCAGCCAAGGGTTTTCCTCTGCAATGAAAGAGCTATCTTCAGCAACCATTAGATTGAAGAAAGCTAAGTATGATGATGCTGAAAGGTCTGTGAATAAAGCACTTAACTGCTATAACCTCAATTGCCAGTCAATAATACAAAGCAACAAGCATACCCCAAAACATGTGGTTTATTCTATGAGGATTTATGAAGAGCTTTCGGAGGCTGCAAATAGAGTTATCGAACGACTTTAA